The window TCTTACTTAGTATATGAGTTATAATTATATACTCTAGGTGTTAGTATTACGAGAATATATCGGTTTTATTTGTATTGATAGGAAATTGGGTCATTATGTATACATGCCAACGTCAACCATACCATGAAGAATGCAAGTTCTCGAGAATATCATTTCACTAGTTTATGTATGTTTTGTAGATACTCTTTTGAagttttcacagattgaaatcatgagtccgttgaagctagatcaccatgaaaaacctggaagcactggacggttgtttcgtcctagtatgggactccttagcagtgctcatccacgatcccgcatcccgcgggatgatttcaatctgtgaaaatttctaagatctccacaaaccACTTATGAACTATATTTTGCTTTGTGTGCTTGTAGATATTCCTTAAGATATATTAACATTTTAGATGATTTGCAGTTGCTTTTGAATGACAAAAATTTGTGTTTATATTCTCCAGTTTAAATGGGTATTCAAACACTACTACATTTTCGTCATTTATGTATCTGTACTGTTTGACTACCTTTAtcatttcagtagtataaataCATAATCAGAAATATTCAAGCTCCTTAAATAGTTTGGTCTCACTAACTTGTATGTTAACTCACATTGATACATAAGCGTAACTCAAAAAGAATAATATGCTCTGGTAGCCGCATTATATGGAAACTTCATTTATTGGCTAATCATCTTgtggaaataaataaatctaccTAGCTAGCTCAATTAAGCCATTAGAATTCTAGGTATACACAAGTCTTCATTATATCCAAACCGATATTATTATATCTAAAACCATATTTAACGGAATTCGGAGCCTAAACCACACCAGTGGTGATCATTCACTGTCTTACTAGGGGTCAAGCCCAGGAACTCCAGTGATAATGGATGGTGATCATTCAGTAGATTAAACTTTATGTCAAACAAAAgaagtaattttaattgttcGAAAATGAGGCGAAGCCTAAGGGTTGTTCTCCCTCTACTGATCTGCTGTGGAGATGTTGTCGTGGAGGAAAGAAATGATAACACAAGGCCACTGTTTAGTATATGCTGATCTTTCATGGTTGTTCAACCAAAGTGACGTATTGGCGTGAAGCTTTAAATCATCTGTAAGTtagtttaaaaaatttataACGGTTGTTACTCAAAGTATGTATTACAAATTATCGGTCTTTTAAATTTTCGTTCTctgaaatgaatgattcatttGTGATGGCTTCATTAGCTTTCTAGAAAACATCGTCCACACAAACCATCGACAGCTGTGAGTAATTAAAACTTCCCTACCCTATCGTAAGATAAACTCAAAGGGAGAGATAAATAGTCAGTGTGGAGACAATCACTGAACAAGGGtcaattataaataatgaaGACAATGCACAACAGAATATACTGTTACTCATATTTAGAATATTTGAAGCTTTATTCTATCAGATGTTTGTGCTGctgatgatgctgtccagaaggaaactgaaagcttcacaattaaatcattcaattcaAACATCGCAACATTATCAAAGCCATTTCTTTGAAATATAAATCTTCTTTACTATGTCATAACTTACCATTTAATTGTTTTAACGCTGCGACAGCATCAAATCGATCACGAAAGTGAACAAAAGCATAATCACGAATTTTTTTAACACGTTCAACAGcattaattgaattaattgcTTGATTGAAATGATCCTTTACCGCATCTTCTGTTGTATCTAACATTAAATTTCTAACGTATAGTATACGGACCTATACAAAgtgaaatcaatatatatatcttgtGAAATACTATAAGTAGTATAAGTTCAACTATAAAATGTAATTACATTTTCTCATACGAACTCTTAATGTATACCAAATACAATTAACGTTTATACAAAATTACATTTACACATATACACGTGAAAGTTTGTGAAAATAGTGCCTCAACAAATCCAAGTATGTACTCTCAACAAGTTCTCAACAAAACTGTTTCAAGCTGATATTATAACATATTTCTATTGTACTTTCGGTTGTAGAGACTAATGTATTCAAAGACAACGTTTCGTATTGTTTTGTGCACACATATCAGcttaatttttaatgatttgGATTCGCGTGGCTGAAGAGAGACGACtgcgtcaagtgtgattggatagGTACATGCTTTGTTGTACCAgaaaatcttgcttttccctttgagtatgttgagacctactgctgctgaggctgctgctacattggttgTCTTCTCCTGTATTTGTTGGTGCATGTGTGATaaaagagccagatcatctgcgaagtctagatcgtccagctgcattccagctgtccactgtatctcatgcttcccctcagatgttgacgtcttcatgatccagtcgatcaccaggagaaagagaaaggatgagagtAAGAAACCTTGCctgtgagctgtcctccatgcacgattttgcagtgtaatccatcatatgaactctgtatgatattgactatcttctgaggcacgccgtagtgtcaaaaaagcttccatagtgttgtcctgtccacgctatcgaatgctttctcgtagtcaatgaagttgatgtagagtgatgaattccattcaattgattgttccacaatgatccgtagagttgcgattcggTCCGTACACGATCTCTCTTCatggaatcctgcctgttggtcacgaagttgagcgtctacgcagtccttccaGAGAGTTTgtttgttgtgtcatacaattgtctcatgtttccttctgtTGCAGCCTTTTCCGACGTCACTACCTACtcctccacatatttacgtttgtcggttctgatgctcctatTCACTTggttgtttacttctgtgtattcagcttgtgccttggctttttctgctcttgttcgactggtattcattgctgccttcttgttcctccgttcttgaatcttatctagtgtatcaacagtgatccattccttgtgatggtgcttcttgtgacccaggacctcatgacatgttgaagtgattgcctctttgaacCCCTctcagttgctctccatagtagttccttctccattgagtaggtcatgaaaggcctggaatctattgctgaggactatcatgaatttattaagtttgtcagtatcccgaagaaaagaCGTATcaaacttttgtgatgttatcCGCCCCGTTTTCCAGTGCTTCTTAAGTTttagtttcatcttggcgaccagcaagtgatgatctgatacCATATGGACTgttctcctggttctcacgtcctccattgtccttctgaactttttgttgatgcagatatggtcgattcgGTTCTGCGTAGCGTGATGCGGTGAAGTTCATGTGCATTTGCGTTTGTGTTTGCTTGGGAATCACATAGGTTTGCacatctctcaccattttcgtcactttctcctagtccatgtcgtcgcatgatgtcttcatatccagtgttgtccattccaaccttgccatttaaatctcccatcagaattgTAAGGTCGTTTGTTGGGCatttctcgatgattgacttcAGCCTATCGTAAaattgatctttaacgtcttcattgtagtcgttctTAATCGCacagcattggatgacgttcattgtaatcccctctttctttcttttgaaGGGgactttgatgatccttggtccatgagattctcatcctataagtgcattttgtgcttgtttggatagcatcaCTGCAAGTCTTGTGTATATCAAGTATTTTCTTCTTCACGGCGGGAGTATAACAacagctcccctgaagctagtcgttgttgtccaacttgtgtccaatatGTTTGACTGATTTCAAGTACCTCcatgttttatattttcatttctgcagcCATTTGAATGATTCTCAAAATCCACATTCATGGCACGTATATGCTATGGGTATATGTTAAAGATATTAAACCCTATTGACGATCAAAGGTTGATGTATATAGATTCCAGTACCCGAAGTTCATGAATGATATAACGATGATTGTTACAAATTAAGTGGATACAATATTTGAAGGATTAGAATTATATTGAATAGGAAGTTAGTATTTTGTATGATGCTTTTTTTTTTCTCTGTACAAGGAATGAAATGACATGATTGTTCACAAAAATAATCATGTCATATTACCTGCAATTTGTAGTAGTTTTGTTTCTTAATTTCTGTGAACAATTCATAATATCAATAAGCCAATTTCATTCAAGTTACAATGAGCGTTCAACTTACTTTTGACATAATATTTTCATCAACTTCATGTTCTGGTTCTGCCCAATCCACTGCAATTTGATGACCCCATAATTGTATTCGTCTTAGAATTAATTTACGTCTAGCCATTGCTGCTGTTTTATGATTATCATATTCAATAAATGCAAATCCTCTATTCTTTGTTTTATCTTCTATACTTGAATAAACAATAACATCTTTTACACCATTTGTTATTTTACATATTTCTaacattatttcatattttgtttttgtttttggtaTACCACCAATAAATAAACGACAATTATCAATACTATAACATACACCCAACATTTTACCTTGAcgtatttcataattatttaattcatttacagCTCGTTTTGTATCATCACgatttgtatataaacaaaaACCATAACCACGATTTAATCCATTAAAATCCATCATTAAACGAAACATATAAATTTGACCAATTAATTCAAATATTGGAATTAATTCATCTTCATAACAATCACGTGGTATTTTCCCAATAAATATTTCACAACCTTTTGGTGGTTTTGATCCTAACCAATTTGGTGGTGGACCATAACAACGTTGACCATTCTCTTGTAATATTGGATATGATGTTCTTTCGGTTAATGTAACTAGAGCTTGTTCATGTGACATAAATATTTTAGTATTTGGACAAGTTGTATCTTTTAAAATAGACTGACTAGATGATATACGATTTGATATAACTGTAgggaataataatttatttcttattgaatctattgaattcattgaattgatttcaaatttcattgatcattgttattattatcatttattgtttaatagATCAAGTTTACTATTCAAGTAAAAAGGAATCATTCATTTAACAATCATGATTATAATTCAAGTCTTAGAATGAGAATTCAGCATGGAAATTTATCTATCATATCAAATGTTCATGATTCATTTCATCTAagataataatactgaaatgaataatgaaatatgGAATTGACGAAATGATACTCATAGAATAGTTatgttatgtaataattatgttgattataatataaaaagtaatattagtttaggggttgtggtgattgttaagtttttgattaagatcatgaactgattgatgttagaccatcactgggTTTGAATGCTGAGAGTGGgattgtgaatgcgcactgctgaagagtcctacaataggacgaaatggctgttcagtgctttcaagttttcaatcgt of the Schistosoma haematobium chromosome 4, whole genome shotgun sequence genome contains:
- the A1CF_2 gene encoding APOB1 complementation factor, variant 2 (EggNog:ENOG410V5GP~COG:A), whose translation is MKFEINSMNSIDSIRNKLLFPTVISNRISSSQSILKDTTCPNTKIFMSHEQALVTLTERTSYPILQENGQRCYGPPPNWLGSKPPKGCEIFIGKIPRDCYEDELIPIFELIGQIYMFRLMMDFNGLNRGYGFCLYTNRDDTKRAVNELNNYEIRQGKMLGVCYSIDNCRLFIGGIPKTKTKYEIMLEICKITNGVKDVIVYSSIEDKTKNRGFAFIEYDNHKTAAMARRKLILRRIQLWGHQIAVDWAEPEHEVDENIMSKVRILYVRNLMLDTTEDAVKDHFNQAINSINAVERVKKIRDYAFVHFRDRFDAVAALKQLNGTLLDGAQIEVSWAKPVNKNDNLRTSHQCQSILTINSNYTNHNNSSINYNNISLSEYTQKQALSLFSTSSSSSSSLSLVGSSNTFIIPSTSSELFYSNALTNNIPLQQLHHSNLYPFTSIINQSIITSNSYHSYYTPNVFTQTNLHKHQTQCNPLFNHTMNPNSLLSNYTISPSLPPSSLSSSMMSIVNPMNTSSTMKHSHYDISNNNLINKSINNKSSLTLNQICLNELCHSITKLNIEKNKIKNDLTLNTDYKQLKQDQLNQIIMKKCNILNVKKDIR